A genomic stretch from Marinimicrobium sp. C6131 includes:
- a CDS encoding SulP family inorganic anion transporter produces the protein MTYGFVNQLFNQINLKNLRGDVFGGLTAAIVSLPMALAFGVASGAGAEAGLYGAICVGLFASLFGGTPTLISEPTGPMTVVMTAVLTSLVASHPENGLAMAFTVVMIAGLFQILLGLLKLGRYITMMPYSVISGFMSGIGIILIILQFGPMLGQPSVSGGVLNNLLAIPQFIKNLSVAELSISLTALLALFFIPKRIAKVVPPQLIVLVLGTTIALLLFGDNLRLVGPISLGIPDFYLPYFTADQVTTMLIDGMVLGTLGCIDALLTAVIADSLTRNEHNSNKELIGQGIGNLASGFIGGLPGAGATMGTVVNIQTGARTALSGIVRAAVLLVVVVFASGLASSIPLAILAAIAVKVGLSILDWSFLKRAHRVSTSATLIMYLVIALTVLVDLMVAVGLGVFIANIITIDKLSRLQAQRNMQVISDVDDNISLESEEKKILEKNRGDIALLYFSGPLIFGMSRALARERNSLNAFRKILIDLTDVPTLDTTMVLALENTIQDAVQSGKLVTTVCSNTNRHTSLHEFLESNQIPKFTSRIEALTWLADKEV, from the coding sequence ATGACGTATGGTTTTGTCAACCAGCTCTTTAACCAGATCAACCTCAAAAACCTGCGGGGCGATGTTTTTGGTGGTCTGACCGCGGCCATTGTCTCACTGCCGATGGCCCTTGCATTCGGGGTTGCCTCAGGTGCAGGTGCGGAGGCTGGCCTATATGGGGCAATTTGTGTTGGGCTCTTCGCGTCGCTATTCGGTGGTACCCCTACGCTAATCTCCGAGCCGACCGGCCCGATGACGGTTGTCATGACCGCCGTTTTAACCTCTCTCGTGGCGAGTCATCCGGAAAACGGTCTGGCAATGGCATTTACGGTGGTGATGATCGCCGGCCTTTTCCAGATTTTGCTCGGTCTATTGAAGCTGGGGCGGTATATCACCATGATGCCCTACAGTGTGATATCCGGGTTTATGTCCGGTATCGGGATCATCCTCATTATCCTGCAGTTCGGCCCCATGCTGGGTCAACCCTCGGTCAGCGGCGGTGTGCTCAATAACCTGTTGGCCATACCCCAGTTTATTAAGAATCTGAGCGTGGCTGAGCTTTCCATTTCGTTAACGGCCCTCCTGGCGCTCTTCTTTATCCCAAAACGCATCGCAAAAGTTGTGCCCCCGCAGCTCATTGTGTTGGTGTTGGGTACCACTATTGCACTGCTGCTGTTCGGCGATAATCTGCGTTTGGTAGGCCCTATTTCGTTGGGCATACCCGACTTTTATCTCCCGTACTTTACCGCTGATCAGGTGACCACCATGCTAATCGATGGCATGGTTCTGGGGACGTTGGGCTGCATCGATGCCCTGTTGACGGCGGTCATCGCAGACAGCCTGACCCGCAATGAGCACAATTCCAATAAGGAGTTGATCGGTCAGGGTATCGGGAATCTGGCCTCAGGCTTTATTGGCGGGTTACCCGGCGCTGGCGCTACCATGGGAACGGTGGTGAATATCCAGACGGGCGCCCGGACGGCCCTTTCTGGGATCGTGCGCGCCGCTGTTCTATTGGTGGTCGTTGTGTTTGCCTCGGGGTTGGCCTCCAGTATCCCCCTCGCCATACTGGCAGCAATCGCTGTGAAGGTTGGTCTCAGTATATTGGATTGGAGCTTTTTAAAACGGGCTCACCGCGTTTCGACCAGCGCTACCCTCATCATGTACCTGGTCATTGCGCTGACGGTGCTGGTGGATCTGATGGTGGCTGTCGGCCTTGGTGTCTTCATCGCAAACATCATTACCATCGATAAGCTGAGCCGATTACAAGCGCAACGGAATATGCAGGTTATCAGCGATGTCGACGATAACATCTCGCTCGAAAGCGAAGAAAAGAAAATCCTTGAAAAGAATCGCGGCGACATTGCCTTGTTGTACTTCAGTGGTCCTTTGATTTTCGGTATGTCGAGAGCGTTGGCACGCGAGAGAAACAGCCTGAATGCGTTCAGGAAAATTCTCATCGACCTCACCGATGTGCCGACACTGGATACCACCATGGTGCTTGCGTTGGAAAACACCATTCAAGACGCTGTGCAAAGCGGCAAGTTGGTCACAACGGTTTGCTCAAATACCAATCGACACACGTCGCTGCACGAGTTTTTGGAATCAAATCAGATCCCAAAGTTTACCTCCCGGATCGAGGCGTTGACCTGGTTGGCTGATAAGGAAGTTTAG
- a CDS encoding transposase yields the protein MGQTKKQNYDRYTLAYKLQAVKLASHPDVKAKDVAESLGIHPVMLYRWQMEFRNGELRENKNMKPRKPSPKRRPDRADPAQELKDKLTSAEKRIKQLERELENRNDELDLLKKAERFFEKRK from the coding sequence ATGGGGCAAACAAAGAAGCAAAACTACGACCGATACACCTTGGCTTACAAGCTGCAAGCCGTTAAATTGGCGAGCCACCCTGACGTTAAGGCCAAAGATGTCGCCGAGTCTCTAGGGATCCATCCCGTGATGCTCTACCGCTGGCAAATGGAGTTCAGGAATGGCGAACTTCGTGAGAATAAAAACATGAAACCCAGGAAGCCGTCGCCTAAGAGGCGGCCTGACAGAGCCGATCCGGCTCAAGAGCTAAAAGATAAGCTGACCAGCGCAGAAAAGCGGATCAAACAGCTGGAGCGAGAACTGGAAAACCGGAATGATGAGCTCGATCTGCTAAAAAAGGCCGAACGGTTCTTCGAAAAGAGAAAGTGA
- a CDS encoding IS3 family transposase, whose amino-acid sequence MRKLCDLYGVSASGYYAWKCRPESVRDQHDQVLKAAIRTAHQGLRRAYGTPRLHSYLRQQGLACSVRRVNRLMREMGIKASTTGLYAWRPGQHDFYNRERLHSALGYQSPAEYEKLCA is encoded by the coding sequence GTGCGAAAGTTGTGTGATCTGTATGGCGTTTCCGCAAGCGGCTACTACGCCTGGAAATGCCGACCTGAGAGCGTCAGAGACCAGCATGATCAAGTATTGAAGGCGGCCATCCGGACGGCACACCAAGGGCTGAGAAGGGCCTACGGCACGCCTAGGCTGCATAGCTACCTGAGGCAGCAAGGGCTGGCGTGCAGTGTTCGGCGGGTCAATCGGTTGATGCGGGAAATGGGCATCAAGGCTTCCACCACTGGCTTGTATGCCTGGCGCCCCGGCCAGCACGACTTCTACAATCGTGAGCGGCTGCATTCCGCTCTGGGGTACCAATCACCAGCTGAGTATGAAAAACTGTGTGCTTAG
- a CDS encoding YqaA family protein, with protein sequence MQHLAELGYLGLFLSAFLAATILPLSSEVVLSALLLSGLSPVVLVSVATVGNVLGSLTNYALGYWGSLVVVKKWLRMSEDDFVRAEARFRKYGMVSLCFAWVPIIGDPLTVIAGVLRIRLRWFLLLVTAGKLARYVVISYMTLAFQ encoded by the coding sequence ATGCAGCACTTGGCGGAACTCGGCTACTTGGGCCTCTTCCTGTCCGCATTCCTGGCGGCGACGATATTGCCCCTCAGCTCCGAGGTGGTGCTCAGCGCCTTGTTGCTGAGCGGCCTGTCGCCGGTGGTTCTGGTTTCGGTCGCCACCGTCGGCAATGTGCTCGGCTCACTGACCAACTATGCCTTGGGCTATTGGGGGAGTCTGGTGGTGGTCAAGAAGTGGCTGCGGATGTCGGAAGACGACTTTGTCCGGGCCGAGGCGCGGTTCCGCAAGTATGGGATGGTGTCGCTGTGCTTTGCGTGGGTCCCCATTATCGGGGACCCCTTGACCGTGATCGCCGGCGTATTGCGGATTCGCCTGCGCTGGTTTCTGCTGCTGGTGACGGCGGGTAAACTGGCTCGCTATGTTGTCATCAGCTACATGACGCTCGCGTTTCAGTGA
- a CDS encoding DUF4410 domain-containing protein, translating into MKRVLLIAAISSILCACGTAHVAIQIDDEYRTNDETKVVLGETKNETGNEYDVDITGMLESALEKQLRENKILSSLSEKGNIVIVSRIMEYEKGDAFKRWLMPGYGSTKLAVNSDIKDSQGNIIGSITSKHTVDSGGAYSVGAWEKIFGNVSEDIVKELIIEFRENQES; encoded by the coding sequence ATGAAAAGAGTTCTATTGATAGCGGCTATATCATCTATATTATGTGCTTGCGGTACAGCGCACGTAGCCATCCAAATTGATGATGAGTATCGGACAAATGATGAGACAAAAGTTGTACTTGGGGAAACTAAGAATGAAACTGGAAATGAGTACGATGTAGATATTACTGGGATGCTTGAAAGTGCTCTAGAAAAACAATTACGAGAGAATAAGATTCTAAGCTCGCTAAGCGAGAAAGGAAACATTGTCATTGTAAGTAGAATAATGGAATATGAAAAAGGAGATGCATTTAAGCGCTGGCTGATGCCCGGATACGGTTCAACTAAATTGGCAGTGAACAGTGATATAAAAGATTCTCAAGGAAATATTATCGGTTCAATTACATCTAAGCATACAGTGGATTCAGGTGGTGCTTATTCGGTAGGCGCGTGGGAAAAAATATTTGGAAATGTCTCGGAAGATATCGTTAAAGAACTTATTATAGAGTTCAGGGAAAATCAAGAATCCTGA
- a CDS encoding helix-turn-helix domain-containing protein produces MIKCHLARLMGEHKLKIADVARQTGLNRNTITLLYKETAQKVDLDAIDKLCQLFECEVGDLLEYQSR; encoded by the coding sequence TTGATTAAATGTCATTTAGCCCGACTTATGGGTGAGCACAAGCTCAAGATCGCCGATGTCGCCAGGCAGACTGGCCTTAATCGGAACACTATCACACTGCTCTATAAAGAGACGGCACAGAAAGTGGACTTGGACGCTATCGATAAACTCTGCCAGTTATTCGAATGTGAGGTTGGAGATTTACTGGAGTACCAATCCAGATGA
- a CDS encoding alpha/beta hydrolase: protein MRKVKVLIVILSCIVANSGFGETIASRVVEDGGTGPYRAIMATDASLPTHTLFRPDNIDELGDEKLPIVVWGNGACFDSPWEHVNFLNEIASHGFMVVAIGTMPTEDGEQKTERSTSSKLTDAIDWAIAQNDNESSPYHQTLDTTEIGVAGMSCGGLQALDVADDPRVTTLGVFNSGIFNEPPKDPLPGIPNLTKKQLESIHTPTLYLLGGESDIAYGNGMNDVERIDHVPVFVGNMDVGHGGTYGQPHGGEFARVATAWFKWQLKDDQTAGMLFTGNPPGLAEHPEWTVDKKNLP, encoded by the coding sequence ATGAGAAAGGTTAAAGTCCTCATTGTTATTCTGTCGTGCATCGTAGCAAATTCCGGTTTTGGCGAAACCATCGCATCACGTGTCGTCGAAGACGGCGGCACCGGCCCCTACCGCGCCATTATGGCAACAGATGCCTCGCTGCCCACCCATACCCTGTTCCGGCCCGACAACATTGACGAACTGGGCGACGAGAAGTTGCCAATTGTGGTCTGGGGCAACGGCGCCTGCTTCGACTCCCCCTGGGAACACGTGAACTTCCTGAACGAAATCGCCTCCCACGGTTTTATGGTCGTCGCTATCGGCACCATGCCCACAGAAGACGGTGAGCAGAAGACAGAGCGCTCCACCTCCTCCAAGCTGACCGACGCCATCGACTGGGCCATCGCACAGAATGACAACGAGAGCAGCCCCTACCACCAGACGCTGGACACCACCGAGATTGGCGTTGCGGGCATGTCCTGCGGCGGACTGCAGGCGCTGGACGTCGCGGACGACCCTCGGGTCACCACCCTGGGGGTCTTCAACAGCGGCATCTTCAATGAACCACCCAAAGACCCGCTGCCCGGCATTCCCAACTTGACCAAAAAACAATTGGAAAGCATCCATACCCCGACGTTGTACCTACTGGGCGGAGAATCCGACATTGCCTACGGCAACGGCATGAACGACGTGGAACGCATTGACCATGTGCCGGTGTTTGTCGGCAATATGGATGTGGGCCACGGCGGCACCTACGGCCAGCCCCACGGCGGGGAATTTGCCCGAGTGGCGACCGCCTGGTTTAAGTGGCAATTGAAGGATGACCAAACGGCAGGGATGTTGTTTACCGGCAATCCACCGGGGCTGGCCGAGCACCCTGAATGGACCGTCGACAAGAAGAATTTGCCTTAG